A window of Juglans regia cultivar Chandler chromosome 7, Walnut 2.0, whole genome shotgun sequence contains these coding sequences:
- the LOC108991233 gene encoding ATP-dependent 6-phosphofructokinase 5, chloroplastic-like isoform X2, with the protein MGTISHAITTSKVTLPRIDSNRSYGLQHLNSRFCQLKSSRVAKKLCASAETRKRSPAVDFNDPDWKSKFQKDFERRFNIPHLTEIFDDAVPIPSTFCLKMRTPVSEEFAAGYPSDEEWHGYINNNDRVLLKVINYSSPTSAGAECIDPDCTWVEQWVHRAGPREKIYFRPEEVKAAIVTCGGLCPGLNDVIRQIVITLEIYGVKKIVGIPFGYRGFSDVELSEMPLSRKVVQNVHLSGGSLLGVSRGGPDVSEIVDSMEERGINMLFVLGGNGTHAGAEAIHNECRKRQIRVAVVGVPKTIDNDILLMDKTFGFDTAVEEAQRAINSAYIEAHSAYHGVGIVKLMGRSSGFIAMHASLASGQIDICLIPEVRFNLHGPHGILQHLKYLIETKGSAVVCVAEGAGQDFLQKTNAKDASGNTVFGDIGVHIQQELSLVGVTKN; encoded by the exons ATGGGCACTATCTCGCATGCGATCACCACCTCCAAAGTGACTCTCCCTCGCATCGATTCTAACCGCTCTTATGGACTTCAGCACTTGAATTCTCGTTTCTGCCAACTGAAGTCGAGCAGGGTGGCCAAGAAGCTGTGCGCGTCTGCAGAGACCAGGAAGCGGAGCCCCGCCGTCGATTTCAATGATCCTGATTGGAAGTCCAAGTTCCAGAAGGACTTCGAGAGGCGCTTCAACATCCCTCACCTTACTGAGATTTTCGACGATGCCGTTCCTATTCCCTCTACTTTTTGCCTCAAAATGAG GACACCAGTATCAGAAGAATTTGCGGCAGGTTACCCATCCGACGAGGAGTGGCATGGCTACATAAACAATAACGACAGGGTGCTTCTTAAG GTCATAAACTACTCGTCACCTACATCTGCTGGTGCTGAGTGCATTGATCCTGATTGTACATGGGTAGAACAATG GGTTCATCGTGCTGGGCCACGGGAGAAAATATACTTCAGACCAGAAGAAGTGAAAGCAGCAATTGTAACTTGTGGAGGGCTCTGCCCTGGTCTCAATGACGTTATCAGACAG ATTGTCATCACGCTTGAGATATATGGtgtgaaaaagattgtgggtatTCCCTTTGGTTATCGTGGATTTTCTGACGTAGAATTAAGTGAAATGCCG CTGTCTAGAAAAGTGGTTCAGAATGTCCACCTTTCTGGTGGAAGCTTGTTAGGAGTTTCACGTGGGGGACCTGACGTTAGTGAAATTGTGGACAGTATGGAG GAAAGAGGAATCAACATGCTCTTTGTGTTGGGTGGGAACGGCACACATGCTGGGGCTGAGGCAATACACAATGAG TGCCGTAAAAGACAGATAAGGGTGGCTGTAGTTGGCGTGCCAAAAACTATAGACAACGATATTTTGCTGATGGACAAAACTTTTGGTTTTGATACCGCTGTTGAAGAAGCACAAAGAGCAATAAACTCTGCATACATAGAG GCGCACAGTGCTTATCATGGTGTTGGCATTGTGAAATTGATGGGTCGTAGCAGTGGATTTATAGCTATGCATGCATCCCTAGCTAGCGGTCAAATTGACATATGCTTGATCCCTGAG GTACGCTTTAATTTGCATGGGCCTCATGGCATTCTACAACATCTGAAATACCTGATTGAGACAAAGGGCTCAGCTGTTGTATGTGTTGCAGAGGGAGCTGGGCAG GATTTTCTTCAGAAAACTAATGCTAAAGATGCATCTGGAAACACTGTATTTGGAGATATCGGTGTACACATTCAACAAGAG